The DNA sequence CAGCGCCATGTAGGCCAGTCCGCATACTGCGCCGACCATGAGCAGTCGGCGGATGGGCAAGCGGGTGGACATCATCCCGAAGCCGACCATGAGCGGGATCTCAAGCGCGGCGCACAGTCCGAGCAGCAGTCCGGAGCTGCCGAGGCCGAGGCCGAGCTCGCGGGCGGTCAGCAGCGGCAGCGCCTGGACTGCCATGTTGCCTGCCGCGCCGGTCAGCACGAACACGGCCACGCTGAGCCAGATCAGCTTCGGTGGCATGTCCGGCTCTGCGTCGGTGTCGGCGTCCGGCTCGTCCAGCGCGGCCGGTCGTGGTCTGCGCAACCCGAAGGCGATCACGGCGACCGTTGTCGCGTACATCAGCGACGACGTGAGGTAGGTGAGCTTGAACCCGCCGACGGTCAGCATGAATGCGGCCAGCGGCGGACCGGCGACCCAGGCGATGGAGAACAGGGTCCGCAGGGTGCTCATCGTCATGGCGACGCGGTCAGAACCGTGGAGGGCCTCGCGGGCGTAGGCGAAGACCTGCGGCATCAGCGCCCCGGCAGCCGCGGTCAGCGTCATCGCGACCACCAGGAAGATCCAGTAGTCCCGTACGACGGCGGACAGAGCCGCGGCCAGGCAGCCGGCGACAGCCGTGGCCATCAGCAGGCGGCGCCGGTCAGGAAGCCGGTCGGAGACTCGGCCGATCAAGGTCGACGCCATGATTGCCGAGACGGGTGCGGCGATGAGGAACATCGCGACCTGCGGGGCAGAGGCGTGGACGGCGTCTTCGAGGAACAGGGTGACGAACGGTATCGCCATCGCCGTCGACAGGCCGACGGTGATGAAGATCAAGCCGAGCGCGACCAGCGGTCGTCCGGTGCGCAGTTCGGCGGTCGCACGGGGCACGACATCACTCCGTTGACAGCTGGTAGGGGTTGGGGCGGGTGCCGCACGGCCGGCCGAGGCTGCGTACCGCGCGGCGTGGTGTTGCGGAGCGCAGCGGGGACGGGTCGGCAGTCGCACAGCGTAGCCGCCGACCCGTCCCTGGGGCTGGCGTCAGGCCAGGGTCGCGATGTCGATCACGAACCGGTAGCGGACGTCGGTGCTGCGCGACCGGTGAGCAGCGCGGCGTCCAGCGCTGCCAGATGATCCGCGACCCGGCCGACCGTCAGCACTCCACCCCCGCGCCACCAGGAGGCGGCCCAGCACCGCACGATGCATCGGACCCTTCAGCGCGACCGGCCGACGCTGCACGTCCTCGGCGGTCACCGGCCCGAGAACGCAGAAACTGATCCGCCCGCCGTGCATGCCGCCACGCTATCGCGATCGCCCAGCTCAGCTCACAGCACCGTCGTCAGCACGCCGCCGTCGACGCGTACCGCCGATCCGTTGATGGCGGACGCGAGCGGGCTGGCGATGAAGGTGACCGCGTTCGCGATCTCGCCGGGTTCGATGAAGCGGCCCAGCAGGGTGGTCTGGTTGGCGCCGATGATCGCCGCCTTCATCTGCTCCTCGGGCAGAGACTGCGCTTCCGCCAGCATCCTGACCGTCGCGGCGACGCCGTCGGAGTACGTCGGGCCGCCGAGCACCGAGTTGACGGTCACCTCGGTGCCCTTCGTGAGCTTCGCCAGGCCGTTGCCGACCGCGAGCATCGCCGTCTTGGAGGTGCCGTAATGGATCATGTCGGCCGGGATGTCGACGCCCGACTCGCTGCTGACGAACACGATCCGGCCCCACCCTCGATCCAGCATGCCCGGCATGAGCCGCCGCGCCAGCCGGACGCCGCTGAGCACGTTGACCTCGAAGTAGCGCCGCCAGTCGTCGTCCGAGATCTTCTCGAACGGCTTGAGCTCGAACAGCCCGACATTGTTGATCAGGATGTCGACGCCCGGGATCCGGTCGCACAGCCGGTCGACGTCCTCGGCGACCGCGAAGTCTGCGGGCTGACCGCTGACCGACGCACCCGGCACCTCGCGCCGCAGCCTGTCGACGGCCTCGGCCAGCTTCTGCGGATCACGGCCGTTGAGGATCACGTCGGCGCCCTCGGCGGCCAGGGCCTTCGCGGTCGCGTAGCCGATACCTTGGGTCGATCCGCTGATGAATGCGGTCTTGCCGGTGAGCTGCAGGTCCATTCGTCCTCCTCGTGAGCACCGCCGGCGGAGCCGGGGCTTCGCACCTTGCCGGAAGGTCCGGCAGCGGTCAGGTATGAGGTTGCCGCGAACGAATGAGCATTCGATGAGCAAATCGATCGAAACGACTTCCGAGCACTCAGCGGCGTCGCTGCATGCCGCTGCCGTCCCGGGCGGGAGCCCTTTTGGTTCTCACTGCGGCCACGCTCGCGTCAGGCTTCCGCGCAACTGCCTCAGTGCCGCATGACGTCGTCTTGAGAGCGCGCACACATGCCTGGCCGTGATCAGCCAGTGGCACGTGGGGCGTACATGATGACCACGACGCCGATAAGGCAGATCACCGCACCGATCACGTCATAGCGGTCGGGGCGGAACTTGTCGACGACCATGCCCCAGGCCAGGGACCCGGCGACGAACACCCCGCCGTAGGCGGCCAGGATCCGGCCGAAGTTCGCGTCGGGCTGGAACGTGGCCACGAACCCGTATGCGCCCAGGGCGATGACCCCGGCGGCGATCCACCACAGGCCGCGGTGCTCGCGCCAGCCCTGCCACACCAGCCACGCCCCGCCGATCTCCAACAGCGCCGCCAGGACGAACAGGATGACAGAGCGGGCGATCATCATGGGCGCAGCCTAACGATCGTCACGACGGCTGCGAGCAGGAGCATGCGCCACCCGAACACCCGTCGGCGTGGGCAGCCCGGCGCCTGGTCGACCACCACCACGCAAGCGCGGTCATGGCTGCGAGCGCGACGGCGATGCCGGGCATGATCTGCCCGAGCGCGGCCCAGCCGGCACCGCCGACAATGCCCGCGGCCAGCAGCAGCGGGATGGCGCAGCACAGGGCGCAGGCCAGGCCGGTGAGCCCGCCGAGGCCGCCGGGAAGGAGCACACGCAGTCGGTTGATCATTTGTTGCCTCCGTGGTCGGGTTCGGCGAGCGGGATCGGGCAGCAGTCGGTGGTGGCGCAGGTGGTCAGGTCGTCGCAGCCGGCGTCCAGGGCGGTGCGCAGACTGTCGGCGATGGTCTGCAGATCGGCGATCTTGGCCTCGATCTCGGCGAGCTTGGCGGCGGCGCGTCTCTGCAGGCTGGTGTCGGGTCTGCGGCCGTGGCGATGGGTGCCCAGGTCGACCAGTTCGGCTACTTCGTCGAGAGTGAACCCGAGCCGCTGCGCGGTCTTGATCACCCGCAGCAGGGTCAGGGCCTCTGCCGGGTAGAGGCGGTGTCCGCCAGGGCTGCGGGCCGGTTCGGCCAGCAGGCCGCGGCGTTCGTAGTAGCGCAGGGTCTGCAGGTTCACCCCGGCCGCTTCGGCCAGTTCCCCGCTGCGCAGGCCCGCGTTCACGGACGGCCGCGCACAGCGTCGGCCCGCTGCGCAAGGGCGGCAAGGACGTCGGCGCGGGCGGGCGGGACCTCGACGTCGAGGATCACCTGTCCCGACGCGGCGGCGGTGACGGTGAACGTGAAGAACGAGCAGCAGTCGCTCTCGCGGGCGGACAGGTCCCGCACGGTCGCCTCGAGATCAGCCCCACCGGACAGGGTCAGGCGCAGGTGCGTGTCGGCGAGGCGTTCGACGGTCCGCGTGGCGGTGGCGAACAGCGTGTCGAACTCGGCCAGCCGCAGCGGCTGCTCGGCCGTCGGCAGGGTGCACGCCTGTGGTACCCATGCCGGACCAGAGGTTTGTTCGGTCATGCCACCAAGGTAAACCTGTACCCAGGTACCGAATGCAAGTCCCGTTGAGCACCATGTTGGCTCGGCATGACGCGGGCGGGCGGCAGCGGCTCGACTTCTTGACACCACAGTCATCGAGACATAGCCTGCCGTCAAACTGACAGGAAACTTTACCGTTTACCGGAGGACGCCGTGCACCGTCGCGCCCGTCAGGCCTTGCTCGCCTCCGCAGTCGCCGTCGCCATCTCAACGGCCTGGCTGGTCGGCGCTAGCCCCGCCGACGCGACCCCGGTGAGCCTGCAGACCGTGGTGCCCGCGCCGGTGTCGGTCCAGCCTGCCTCCGGCGTCGTCCACACGCTGCCGGCCAACGCCGCGATCCAGACCCAGTCGGGCTCGACGGCCGCCGCCGACGTCGGCAACCAGCTCGCCGGAATGCTGCGCCCGTCCACCGGGTACGCGCTGCCCGTCACCACCGCCAGCGGCACCCCGACCAGCGGCATCGCACTGCTGCTGTCCGGCGCCGACCCGAGCGTCGGCAGTGAGGGCTACCAGCTGGACGTCACCGCCACGCTGATCACCGTGCGGGCGCAGACCGCAGCCGGGCTGTTCCACGGCGTGCAGACGCTGCGGCAGCTGCTGCCTGCCGCCGTCGAGGCGCGAACCGTCCAGCCCGGACCGTGGGAGGTCGCCGGAGGCCGGATCATCGACTATCCGCGCTACGGCTACCGCGGCGCGATGCTCGACGTGTCACGGCATTTCTTCGGCGTGGACGTGGTGAAGCGGTATCTCGACGAGATCGCCCAGTACAAGATCAATACCCTGCACCTGCATCTGTCCGACGACCAGGGCTGGCGGATCGTGGTAGACGCCTGGCCGCGCCTGGCCACCGTCGG is a window from the Catellatospora sp. TT07R-123 genome containing:
- a CDS encoding sugar efflux transporter, with the protein product MPRATAELRTGRPLVALGLIFITVGLSTAMAIPFVTLFLEDAVHASAPQVAMFLIAAPVSAIMASTLIGRVSDRLPDRRRLLMATAVAGCLAAALSAVVRDYWIFLVVAMTLTAAAGALMPQVFAYAREALHGSDRVAMTMSTLRTLFSIAWVAGPPLAAFMLTVGGFKLTYLTSSLMYATTVAVIAFGLRRPRPAALDEPDADTDAEPDMPPKLIWLSVAVFVLTGAAGNMAVQALPLLTARELGLGLGSSGLLLGLCAALEIPLMVGFGMMSTRLPIRRLLMVGAVCGLAYMALTALATSLWHLVLGQVLNAAAIAALSGLGITYMQDMLPRHRGRASTLFSNTVPVGALLAGPVLGAAAHTGYRIPYAAGVLLYAGALGLLALSGRTVPADSEAVPESVFSR
- a CDS encoding YnfA family protein: MMIARSVILFVLAALLEIGGAWLVWQGWREHRGLWWIAAGVIALGAYGFVATFQPDANFGRILAAYGGVFVAGSLAWGMVVDKFRPDRYDVIGAVICLIGVVVIMYAPRATG
- a CDS encoding MerR family transcriptional regulator; the protein is MNAGLRSGELAEAAGVNLQTLRYYERRGLLAEPARSPGGHRLYPAEALTLLRVIKTAQRLGFTLDEVAELVDLGTHRHGRRPDTSLQRRAAAKLAEIEAKIADLQTIADSLRTALDAGCDDLTTCATTDCCPIPLAEPDHGGNK
- a CDS encoding SDR family NAD(P)-dependent oxidoreductase gives rise to the protein MDLQLTGKTAFISGSTQGIGYATAKALAAEGADVILNGRDPQKLAEAVDRLRREVPGASVSGQPADFAVAEDVDRLCDRIPGVDILINNVGLFELKPFEKISDDDWRRYFEVNVLSGVRLARRLMPGMLDRGWGRIVFVSSESGVDIPADMIHYGTSKTAMLAVGNGLAKLTKGTEVTVNSVLGGPTYSDGVAATVRMLAEAQSLPEEQMKAAIIGANQTTLLGRFIEPGEIANAVTFIASPLASAINGSAVRVDGGVLTTVL